Proteins from one Belonocnema kinseyi isolate 2016_QV_RU_SX_M_011 chromosome 8, B_treatae_v1, whole genome shotgun sequence genomic window:
- the LOC117178170 gene encoding THAP domain-containing protein 3-like, whose protein sequence is MYINLYLNIITMAVTCVYCDEENFFKDRTYHKFPLHNAELLEKWVAPMGLEKFISSTKSLLCSDHFEEKCICKKGRNPSNLTLRNNAIPIIFMPATIEETSAENRNTFDDMRGKV, encoded by the exons atgtatattaatctTTACTTAAACATTATAACCATGGCTGTTACGTGTGTGTATTGCgacgaagaaaattttttcaaagacagGACATATCACAA attccCGTTACATAATGCAGAATTGCTTGAAAAATGGGTTGCGCCAATgggtttagaaaaatttatttcgagtACCAAGAGTTTACTTTGTAGTGATCACTTCGAAGAGAAGTGTATTTGTAAAAAAGGTCGCAATCCATCGAATTTAACTCTTAGAAATAATGCTATTCCCATCATATTCATGCCCGCAACAATTGaag AAACGTCTGCAGAAAACCGGAACACATTTGATGACATGAGAGGGAAAGTTTAA